One genomic region from Arthrobacter sp. FB24 encodes:
- a CDS encoding aldehyde dehydrogenase family protein produces the protein MSAIVQRIHNGAKDLIVIRDPRTGEEVGSLAEAEPLHVRRAVNASRAALHDWARTPPAERGSCLRAAARALAEAAPALARMNNRETGRPVDEALAGIEAGIATLEQYAELGPVHRGHSLRGNPLASDYTVAEPRGVAVLLTPWNDPVAVACGLIGAALVTGNTVVHKPSERCPHLGAMLGDVLATAVPAGVLISLTGGSGVGALLAEQSGVDVVAHVGSSAAGARIAKASNVTGAHVIRENGGNDPLLVDDDVDPVWAAEQAAVGAFSNSGQICTAVERIYVHRAVAGPFCEALEQAARRRNRKGSLAPLVDVRLRDAVHRQVENALQAGARAVEGGSVLAGPGAYYPATVLLDCTADMDIMAEETFGPVAPVQVVDSFDDGLRLAAKGRYGLAATVLTGRIAHAQEAIAALPVGTVKVNAVFGGAPGGAAQPRGDSGHGFGYGPELLDEFTRVKVVHVAAPPSGGENGRP, from the coding sequence ATGTCCGCGATTGTCCAGCGCATCCACAACGGCGCCAAAGACCTGATAGTGATCCGCGATCCCCGCACGGGTGAGGAAGTGGGGTCCCTGGCGGAAGCTGAGCCCCTTCACGTTCGCCGGGCGGTCAATGCCTCGCGTGCGGCCCTTCACGATTGGGCCCGCACCCCGCCGGCCGAACGGGGTTCCTGCCTGCGGGCAGCCGCGCGCGCCCTGGCCGAAGCAGCACCGGCACTCGCACGGATGAACAACCGCGAGACCGGACGCCCGGTGGACGAGGCCCTGGCCGGCATCGAGGCGGGCATCGCCACCCTGGAACAGTACGCCGAACTGGGTCCCGTCCACCGCGGGCACAGCCTCAGGGGAAACCCGCTGGCGTCGGATTACACCGTGGCCGAGCCGCGCGGGGTGGCGGTGCTGCTCACCCCCTGGAATGATCCCGTGGCCGTGGCCTGCGGCCTTATCGGTGCGGCCCTGGTCACCGGAAACACCGTGGTGCACAAGCCCAGCGAGCGGTGCCCCCACCTGGGTGCCATGCTGGGAGACGTCCTGGCGACTGCCGTCCCGGCTGGTGTGCTGATTTCGCTGACCGGCGGTTCCGGCGTCGGCGCCCTGCTGGCCGAACAGTCCGGCGTGGATGTGGTGGCGCACGTAGGTTCAAGCGCGGCCGGCGCCCGGATTGCCAAGGCTTCCAACGTGACAGGGGCGCACGTCATCCGTGAAAACGGCGGCAACGATCCGCTCCTGGTCGACGACGACGTCGACCCTGTCTGGGCCGCCGAGCAGGCGGCTGTGGGCGCGTTCAGCAACAGCGGCCAGATCTGCACAGCCGTGGAGCGGATCTACGTGCACCGGGCGGTCGCCGGGCCGTTCTGCGAGGCACTGGAACAGGCAGCCCGCCGCCGGAACCGGAAAGGCAGCCTGGCGCCCCTGGTTGACGTCCGCCTGCGCGACGCGGTCCACCGCCAGGTGGAGAACGCGCTCCAGGCGGGTGCGCGGGCGGTGGAAGGCGGGTCCGTGCTGGCGGGACCGGGTGCGTACTATCCGGCCACAGTCCTGCTGGACTGCACGGCCGACATGGACATCATGGCGGAGGAAACGTTCGGCCCGGTGGCGCCCGTGCAGGTGGTGGACAGTTTCGACGACGGCCTGCGGCTGGCCGCCAAGGGTCGCTACGGCCTCGCGGCGACAGTCCTGACCGGCAGGATCGCGCACGCGCAGGAGGCCATAGCCGCCCTCCCGGTGGGAACCGTGAAGGTCAACGCCGTGTTCGGCGGCGCGCCGGGCGGGGCTGCCCAGCCGCGCGGTGACAGCGGACACGGGTTTGGCTACGGGCCCGAATTGCTGGACGAGTTCACCCGGGTCAAGGTGGTGCACGTGGCGGCCCCGCCCAGCGGCGGCGAAAACGGCCGGCCGTGA
- the rfaE2 gene encoding D-glycero-beta-D-manno-heptose 1-phosphate adenylyltransferase, translating to MAGEPPAAEGGPAGLDGQRALADWLPGRLADMGASVTVVGDVMLDGWWNGSIARLCREAPAPVVDISRRAFAPGGAANTAMNLAALGARVRMAGVVGCDDAGLELRRRLRAAGVNVSHLQEHPGMVTTTKTRISSAGQVLLRFDDAAQRVPQDALAALALTLPSALQGQDAVVVCDYGLGALAGPVRAALVAALRGRTGPPLTVVDAHDPRPWAVLQPDVATPNALEAAGMLGMTLPGGADRADSLAARRDELAEAAGARAVVVTLDRDGTLLLPAAGDSHRTWARPAKEKQASGAGDTFVAALTLARASGLPLTTSVDFAQAAADVVVHHPGTSVCSSEDLTRYLASFADTALSADELARHVEGDRAEGRRIVLTNGCFDVLHRGHTRYLNQAKQLGDILVVALNTDESVRQLKGPDRPINSVADRAAVIAALSCVDYVTVFDTPTPIPLIEKIRPEIYAKGGDYTPEMLAETEAVERFGGVVTILDYVPDQSTTGVVQRIRNGEGAAVGEAPVN from the coding sequence ATGGCCGGTGAGCCTCCCGCCGCGGAAGGTGGCCCCGCCGGCCTGGACGGGCAACGTGCCCTGGCGGACTGGCTGCCCGGGCGGCTGGCCGACATGGGGGCGTCTGTGACGGTGGTCGGAGACGTCATGCTGGATGGCTGGTGGAACGGGTCCATCGCCCGGCTCTGCCGGGAGGCGCCGGCTCCGGTGGTGGACATCAGCCGGCGTGCCTTCGCGCCGGGCGGCGCCGCCAACACCGCCATGAACCTGGCGGCCCTCGGCGCACGCGTCCGCATGGCCGGTGTGGTGGGTTGCGACGACGCCGGCCTGGAGCTGCGCCGCCGCCTCCGTGCCGCCGGAGTCAACGTCAGCCACCTCCAGGAACATCCCGGCATGGTCACCACCACCAAGACCCGGATCAGCAGCGCCGGCCAGGTCCTGTTGCGGTTCGACGACGCCGCGCAGCGCGTTCCGCAGGACGCGCTCGCCGCACTGGCCCTCACGCTGCCCTCCGCCCTGCAGGGGCAGGATGCAGTGGTGGTGTGCGACTACGGACTGGGCGCCCTGGCCGGTCCGGTCCGGGCAGCCCTGGTGGCTGCGCTGCGCGGCCGGACGGGCCCGCCGCTGACGGTGGTCGATGCCCACGATCCCCGCCCGTGGGCTGTCCTGCAGCCGGATGTGGCTACGCCGAATGCGCTGGAAGCCGCCGGGATGCTGGGCATGACGTTGCCCGGCGGGGCGGACCGTGCGGATTCCCTGGCAGCCCGCCGCGACGAGCTGGCTGAAGCCGCCGGTGCACGGGCTGTGGTGGTCACCCTGGACCGGGACGGCACGCTGCTGCTGCCCGCCGCGGGCGATAGCCACCGCACCTGGGCCAGGCCGGCCAAGGAGAAGCAGGCCTCCGGCGCGGGGGACACCTTCGTGGCCGCACTGACGCTTGCCCGGGCGTCCGGGCTGCCTCTGACCACCAGTGTGGACTTCGCCCAGGCCGCGGCGGACGTGGTGGTCCACCACCCGGGAACGTCGGTCTGCAGTTCGGAGGACCTCACCCGTTACCTGGCAAGTTTCGCCGACACTGCACTCAGCGCCGATGAACTGGCCCGCCACGTCGAGGGCGACCGCGCCGAGGGGCGCCGGATCGTGCTCACCAACGGCTGCTTCGATGTGCTGCACCGCGGCCATACCCGCTACCTCAACCAGGCCAAACAGCTTGGCGACATCCTGGTGGTCGCGTTGAACACGGACGAGTCGGTGCGCCAACTGAAAGGGCCGGACCGGCCCATCAACTCCGTGGCCGATCGCGCAGCCGTGATCGCGGCACTCAGCTGTGTCGATTACGTGACCGTCTTCGACACACCCACTCCCATCCCGCTGATCGAGAAGATCCGGCCGGAAATCTACGCCAAGGGCGGGGATTACACGCCGGAGATGCTTGCTGAAACGGAAGCGGTGGAACGATTCGGCGGTGTGGTGACCATCCTGGACTACGTCCCGGACCAGTCGACTACCGGCGTCGTGCAGCGGATCCGCAACGGTGAGGGAGCCGCAGTGGGGGAGGCACCGGTCAACTAG
- a CDS encoding spermidine synthase, with the protein MARKGRSAGRNAERSTPGVVEVPKGTRPNGPVEGVYYIDTGDCELIADQDNSNGWLLRINGVMSSHIDLADPLFLDFEYMRWMSALVESRWPREGRPKLRALHLGGGACSLARYFHAAYPEARQVVVELDGKLAEYVRGWFDLPKAPLLRLRVGEAREVTESLTPQTRDVVIRDVFAGALTPRPLTTAEFNEHARRVLAPGGIYVVNSGDAPDLKNAREDAATIAAVFEHTLIIADPAMLKGRRYGNMVMAGSDQPFDDDPRLARRLLGGGVPAHIWDDAKVRAFAAGAAVRHDPAPHSPGAPDQQPGSH; encoded by the coding sequence ATGGCACGTAAGGGCCGGTCTGCCGGCAGGAACGCTGAACGTTCGACGCCGGGAGTAGTGGAAGTGCCCAAGGGAACCCGCCCAAACGGTCCGGTTGAGGGCGTGTACTACATCGACACCGGGGACTGCGAGCTGATCGCGGACCAGGACAATTCGAACGGCTGGCTCCTGCGCATCAACGGCGTCATGAGCTCGCACATCGACCTGGCGGATCCGCTCTTCCTTGATTTTGAATACATGCGGTGGATGTCCGCGCTGGTCGAATCCCGGTGGCCCCGGGAGGGCAGGCCGAAGCTGCGGGCGCTCCACCTGGGCGGAGGTGCGTGCTCGCTGGCGCGCTACTTCCATGCCGCGTACCCGGAAGCCCGCCAGGTGGTAGTGGAGCTGGACGGAAAGCTGGCGGAGTACGTCCGAGGCTGGTTCGACCTGCCCAAGGCCCCGCTGCTGCGGCTGCGTGTGGGCGAAGCGCGTGAGGTCACCGAGTCGCTCACGCCCCAGACCCGCGACGTGGTCATCCGCGATGTGTTTGCCGGGGCGCTCACTCCACGGCCGCTGACCACGGCCGAGTTCAACGAGCATGCCAGGCGGGTGCTGGCCCCGGGCGGGATCTACGTGGTGAATTCCGGGGACGCTCCGGACCTGAAGAACGCGCGCGAGGACGCCGCCACCATCGCAGCCGTCTTTGAGCACACCCTGATCATCGCCGACCCCGCCATGCTCAAGGGGCGCCGGTACGGCAACATGGTGATGGCCGGCAGCGACCAGCCGTTCGACGACGACCCCCGGCTGGCCCGCAGGCTCCTGGGCGGCGGCGTCCCGGCCCACATCTGGGATGACGCCAAGGTACGTGCTTTTGCCGCCGGCGCAGCCGTCCGCCACGATCCGGCACCGCATTCGCCCGGCGCGCCGGACCAGCAGCCGGGCTCGCATTAG
- a CDS encoding GAF and ANTAR domain-containing protein, translating to MAPGTGDAPSPEQLQDLLLESPGFAEFLLGLTTISASRLGGLNPMLCAITVERDGSPATVASSDNEALRMDEKQYAYDDGPCLTALRQQHTVLVPDLGNDSRWENYARAVSGEGIRSVLAVPIRTDPGAAAALNCYARSTDAFDAATIASVEEHTDSISRILRLALRVHPAEIYPEHLRSALKSRAVIDAAVSLIMVQNRSSRDQAMELLHLAAQASDSKLHTIAADILSGAELPGGGTTPGGGIRQE from the coding sequence ATGGCTCCCGGCACAGGCGACGCTCCGAGTCCTGAGCAGCTCCAGGACCTGCTGCTGGAAAGCCCGGGTTTCGCGGAGTTCCTCCTGGGCCTGACCACTATTTCGGCCTCCCGCCTGGGCGGACTGAACCCCATGCTGTGCGCCATCACGGTAGAGCGCGACGGCAGCCCCGCAACGGTGGCCAGCAGCGACAACGAGGCGCTGCGGATGGACGAGAAGCAGTACGCCTACGACGACGGTCCGTGCCTGACAGCCCTCCGGCAACAGCACACGGTCCTGGTCCCGGACCTGGGAAATGACAGCCGGTGGGAGAATTACGCCCGGGCCGTTTCGGGAGAAGGCATCCGTTCCGTCCTGGCGGTCCCCATCCGCACCGACCCCGGCGCCGCTGCTGCCCTGAACTGCTATGCCCGGAGCACCGACGCTTTCGACGCCGCCACCATCGCCTCCGTCGAGGAGCACACGGATTCCATTTCCCGGATCCTCCGCCTCGCGCTCCGGGTCCATCCTGCGGAGATCTATCCGGAGCACCTCCGGTCAGCCCTCAAATCGCGGGCTGTCATCGACGCCGCCGTTTCGCTGATCATGGTCCAGAACCGCAGCAGCAGGGACCAGGCCATGGAACTGCTGCACCTGGCCGCTCAGGCCAGCGACAGCAAGCTTCACACCATCGCCGCGGACATCCTCTCCGGTGCCGAACTTCCCGGCGGGGGCACAACTCCCGGCGGAGGCATCCGGCAGGAATGA
- a CDS encoding LysR family transcriptional regulator: MEANPDDLLVLLAVSRSAKFTTAAQALGLNHTTVSRRIAALEKTLGGRVLSRAAGAWELTELGAEAVMVAEQVEKAVRSLGKPGQAPDPITGVVRMTATDGFSAYVAAPAVAKLRRKHPGLSVEIVTVTRRALQQRSGLDIEVVVGEPQVHRAEAFKLGEYVLGMYASRAYLAENGTPATVEELTEHPLVYFVDSMLQVDDLDAPRRLVPAMKDGLSSTNVFVHVEATRAGAGIGFLPCFMGDLHPDLVRLLPDAFSERLPYWMVLRPDSMRRPAVAAVVQALRDQTVEHREHLLGRS, encoded by the coding sequence ATGGAAGCTAATCCTGATGACCTCCTCGTCCTGCTGGCCGTCTCGCGGTCAGCCAAATTCACGACGGCGGCGCAGGCCCTGGGCTTGAACCACACCACCGTTTCGCGCCGGATAGCAGCACTGGAGAAAACGCTGGGCGGCCGCGTCCTCTCCCGCGCCGCCGGCGCCTGGGAACTCACGGAACTGGGCGCAGAGGCCGTGATGGTGGCCGAGCAGGTGGAGAAGGCCGTGCGCAGCCTGGGCAAGCCCGGCCAGGCGCCCGACCCCATCACGGGAGTTGTCCGCATGACGGCCACGGACGGCTTCAGCGCCTACGTCGCCGCGCCGGCGGTGGCGAAACTGCGGCGCAAGCATCCGGGACTCAGCGTGGAGATCGTAACCGTCACCCGCAGGGCCCTGCAGCAGCGCTCCGGGCTGGACATCGAGGTGGTGGTGGGCGAGCCCCAGGTGCACCGCGCCGAGGCCTTCAAACTGGGCGAATACGTGCTGGGCATGTACGCCTCCCGGGCTTACCTTGCCGAAAACGGGACACCGGCAACGGTGGAGGAGCTGACGGAACATCCGCTGGTCTACTTCGTGGACTCCATGCTTCAAGTGGACGACCTCGACGCCCCGCGCAGGCTCGTCCCGGCCATGAAGGACGGACTGAGCTCCACCAACGTGTTTGTCCATGTCGAAGCGACCCGCGCCGGTGCGGGCATCGGCTTCCTGCCCTGCTTCATGGGCGACCTGCACCCGGACCTGGTCCGGTTGCTTCCGGATGCTTTCTCCGAGCGGCTCCCCTACTGGATGGTGCTGCGGCCCGACTCCATGCGGCGGCCGGCTGTGGCGGCGGTGGTGCAGGCGCTGCGGGACCAGACAGTGGAGCACCGGGAACACCTGCTAGGCAGGAGCTAG
- a CDS encoding MFS transporter, with amino-acid sequence MSVEQRSATPAASAPKGAGLKKIVAASMVGTVVEWYEFFLYATAATLVFGKYFFPATGNELDGIIQAFITYAVGFVARPLGGIVFGQIGDKLGRKPTLQLTIVIIGVSTFLMGCLPGFAEIGYLAPALLVFLRFIQGFALGGEWGGAVLLVAEHSPNESRGFWSSWPQSAVPVGNLLATLVLFIMSNVLSSADFLSWGWRVAFWLSAVIVFVGYYIRTNVSESPIFLEAKARLEQEQAVSFGVGEVIRKYPKGILQAMGLRFAENIMYYLVVSFAIVYLKSVHKYDTSSLLLALLIAHLIHFLVIPQVGRLVDSWGRKPVYLVGAITGATWPFFAFPMFDTKNAVVIVLAVTIGLCLHAFMYAGQPALMAELFPTRMRYAGVSLGSQVTSIFAGSLAPLLATQWLKDTGSWVPTAIYLVVACAITTVAVLSLRETKGIALEEVDRADAEREGLAVAAAR; translated from the coding sequence ATGAGCGTAGAACAACGCTCTGCAACACCGGCCGCTTCCGCCCCAAAGGGCGCCGGCCTGAAGAAAATCGTCGCAGCCTCCATGGTTGGCACCGTAGTGGAATGGTACGAATTCTTCCTCTACGCCACTGCAGCAACCCTGGTGTTCGGAAAGTACTTCTTCCCGGCCACCGGCAATGAGCTGGACGGCATCATCCAGGCCTTCATCACCTACGCGGTCGGCTTCGTGGCCCGCCCGCTCGGCGGCATCGTCTTCGGCCAGATCGGAGACAAGCTGGGCCGCAAACCCACCCTTCAGCTCACCATCGTGATCATCGGTGTGTCCACCTTCCTCATGGGCTGCCTCCCAGGCTTCGCTGAGATCGGCTACCTTGCCCCGGCACTCCTGGTGTTCCTGCGCTTCATCCAGGGCTTCGCGCTGGGCGGCGAATGGGGCGGCGCCGTGCTGCTCGTCGCCGAGCACAGCCCCAACGAGTCCCGCGGATTCTGGTCCAGCTGGCCCCAGTCCGCCGTTCCCGTAGGCAACCTGCTGGCCACCCTGGTCCTGTTCATCATGTCCAACGTCCTCAGCAGCGCCGACTTCCTCAGCTGGGGCTGGCGCGTGGCGTTCTGGCTCTCCGCGGTGATCGTGTTCGTGGGCTATTACATCCGCACCAACGTCTCCGAGTCGCCCATCTTCCTCGAAGCGAAAGCCCGGTTGGAGCAGGAGCAGGCCGTCAGCTTCGGCGTCGGCGAGGTCATCCGCAAGTACCCCAAGGGCATCCTGCAGGCCATGGGCCTCCGGTTCGCGGAAAACATCATGTACTACCTCGTGGTCAGCTTCGCGATCGTGTACCTCAAGAGCGTCCACAAATACGACACGTCCTCGCTCCTGCTGGCACTGCTGATCGCCCACCTCATCCACTTCCTGGTCATCCCGCAGGTGGGACGGCTCGTGGACAGCTGGGGGCGGAAGCCCGTGTACCTGGTGGGCGCCATCACCGGTGCCACCTGGCCGTTCTTCGCTTTCCCCATGTTCGACACCAAGAACGCCGTGGTCATCGTCCTGGCAGTGACCATCGGCCTGTGCCTGCACGCGTTCATGTACGCGGGCCAGCCGGCCCTCATGGCGGAGCTCTTCCCCACCCGGATGCGCTACGCAGGTGTGTCGCTGGGCTCGCAGGTCACCTCGATCTTCGCCGGTTCGCTGGCGCCGCTCCTGGCCACGCAGTGGCTCAAGGACACCGGATCGTGGGTCCCCACCGCCATCTACCTGGTGGTGGCGTGTGCCATCACCACGGTGGCAGTGTTGAGCCTCAGGGAAACCAAGGGCATTGCCCTCGAGGAAGTTGACCGGGCCGACGCCGAGCGCGAAGGCCTGGCGGTAGCAGCCGCACGTTGA
- a CDS encoding 3-hydroxybutyrate dehydrogenase produces the protein MEHTLNGRKALVTGGAGGIGAASVRALAARGAKVVIADVDEAAAAALADEVGGTVWAVDLLDVDALATTSLDCDILVNNAGIQRISPIEDFDPADFRRLITLMLEAPFLLIRAALPHMYANNFGRIINLSSVHGLRASPFKSAYVSAKHGLEGLSKVTALEGGAHGVTSNCINPGYVRTPLVESQIADQAKVHGIPESEVLAKIMLTESAIKRLVEPEEVASLVAWLASNDAGMVTGASYTMDGGWSAR, from the coding sequence ATGGAACACACGCTGAACGGCCGCAAGGCACTGGTCACCGGAGGAGCCGGCGGGATCGGCGCAGCCAGTGTGAGGGCCCTGGCCGCACGGGGCGCCAAAGTGGTGATCGCGGACGTGGACGAGGCCGCTGCGGCAGCACTCGCCGATGAAGTCGGCGGTACGGTCTGGGCGGTGGACCTGCTGGACGTGGATGCCCTGGCAACCACCAGCCTGGACTGCGACATCCTGGTCAACAACGCCGGAATCCAGCGCATCAGCCCTATTGAGGACTTCGATCCGGCTGATTTCCGCCGGCTCATCACCCTCATGCTGGAGGCGCCCTTCCTGCTGATCCGGGCGGCGCTGCCACACATGTATGCGAACAACTTCGGCCGGATCATCAACCTCTCGTCGGTGCACGGGCTCCGGGCCTCCCCGTTCAAGAGCGCCTACGTTTCCGCCAAGCACGGTCTTGAAGGGCTGAGTAAGGTGACGGCGCTGGAGGGCGGGGCTCACGGGGTCACGTCCAACTGCATCAACCCCGGCTACGTGCGCACGCCCCTGGTGGAGTCGCAGATCGCCGACCAGGCCAAGGTCCACGGCATCCCCGAATCCGAGGTGCTGGCCAAGATCATGCTCACCGAGTCCGCCATCAAGCGGCTGGTGGAGCCGGAGGAGGTCGCATCTCTGGTCGCCTGGCTCGCCTCGAACGACGCCGGCATGGTCACTGGAGCCAGCTACACCATGGACGGCGGCTGGTCGGCGCGGTAG
- a CDS encoding LysE family translocator, whose protein sequence is MVPLSNLLTFAVAASVLIAVPGPSVLFVIGRSLALGRKGGLLSVLGNALGMVPQIAAVALGVGVALAQSVLLFTIVKFAGAAYLVFLGIQAIRHQGRSTTAADPSRSASTFRVLRQGFIVGATNPKSLVFFVAVLPQFVEYSAGGIPLQLASLGAVFLLIALVSDSIWALAAGTARQWFARSPKRISTLSTTGGAMMIALGGTLALTGTKH, encoded by the coding sequence ATGGTTCCGCTTAGCAATCTGCTGACATTTGCTGTGGCAGCCTCCGTCCTGATCGCCGTCCCCGGGCCCAGCGTGCTGTTCGTCATCGGACGCAGCCTGGCCCTGGGCCGCAAGGGCGGTCTGCTGAGCGTCCTGGGAAACGCGCTCGGAATGGTTCCGCAGATCGCTGCGGTGGCGCTCGGTGTGGGTGTTGCGCTGGCACAGTCAGTACTCCTGTTCACCATCGTCAAATTCGCCGGTGCCGCCTACCTCGTGTTCCTCGGTATCCAGGCCATCAGGCACCAGGGGAGAAGTACGACGGCGGCCGATCCCTCCCGCTCCGCCTCCACTTTCCGTGTCCTCCGGCAAGGATTCATCGTGGGCGCCACCAACCCAAAGTCACTGGTGTTCTTCGTTGCGGTGCTGCCCCAGTTCGTGGAGTACTCCGCTGGCGGGATCCCGCTGCAGCTGGCCAGCCTCGGGGCCGTGTTCCTGCTGATCGCGCTGGTGTCGGACAGCATCTGGGCGCTGGCAGCGGGCACGGCCCGCCAGTGGTTCGCCCGCTCTCCCAAGCGCATTTCCACACTGAGCACCACAGGAGGAGCAATGATGATCGCCCTCGGAGGCACCCTCGCCTTGACAGGCACAAAGCACTAG
- a CDS encoding amino acid permease, translating into MQQAPTAAKAAAPENTTTAPGTAGGTVRAAAGTAVDAVLNRGLNVRHIRFMALGSAIGTGLFYGSASAIQKAGPAVLLAYMIGGAAVFMVMRALGEMAVRHPVSGSFGQYASRYLGPLAGFVTGWTYVFEMAIVAIADVTAFSIYMGFWFPDVERWIWVLAIIFFLAALNLLSVKVFGELEFWFSLIKVVAIIAMIAGGAAIIIFGFQAGGATVAPGIGNLVEHGGLFPNGFEGLLASFAVVMFAFGGIETIGVTAGEAADPKNVIPKAVNTVPVRVLLFYVLTLAVLMSLFPWNEVGTNGSPFVQIFSGLGIPAAPHILNAVVITAALSAINSDIFGAGRILFGLARQGHAPASFGKVSRNGVPWMTVVMMAVVLLVGVVLNAVMPEDVFLLIASIATFATVWVWVMILASHVAMKREIARKGLPASEFPSPWWPAASVLTIAFMAVVIAILGAFEDSRVALYVGAVWLGVLVLAYRVWVRGHGRARAELVDETAPSHAEPGK; encoded by the coding sequence ATGCAACAAGCTCCAACAGCAGCCAAAGCGGCGGCTCCCGAAAACACCACCACGGCCCCCGGCACCGCCGGAGGCACTGTCCGCGCCGCTGCGGGCACCGCCGTCGACGCCGTCCTGAACCGCGGACTCAACGTTCGCCACATCCGCTTCATGGCCCTGGGGTCGGCCATCGGCACGGGCCTGTTCTACGGCTCAGCCTCCGCCATCCAGAAGGCCGGCCCGGCGGTCCTCCTGGCTTACATGATCGGCGGCGCCGCCGTGTTCATGGTGATGCGGGCACTCGGCGAGATGGCCGTGCGGCACCCCGTATCCGGCTCCTTCGGCCAGTACGCCAGCCGTTATCTCGGCCCCCTGGCCGGGTTCGTGACCGGGTGGACGTATGTGTTTGAAATGGCGATCGTGGCCATCGCCGATGTCACGGCCTTCAGTATCTACATGGGTTTCTGGTTTCCGGACGTGGAGAGGTGGATCTGGGTCCTGGCCATCATCTTCTTCCTGGCCGCCCTGAACCTGCTCAGCGTCAAGGTGTTCGGGGAGCTGGAGTTCTGGTTCTCGCTGATCAAGGTCGTGGCCATCATCGCCATGATCGCCGGCGGTGCAGCCATCATCATCTTCGGCTTCCAGGCAGGCGGGGCCACCGTCGCACCGGGGATCGGCAACCTGGTGGAGCACGGGGGCCTGTTCCCCAACGGCTTCGAAGGGCTCCTGGCCTCGTTCGCCGTCGTGATGTTCGCCTTTGGCGGGATCGAGACCATCGGCGTCACCGCCGGTGAAGCGGCCGACCCCAAAAACGTCATTCCCAAGGCGGTCAACACCGTGCCCGTGCGGGTGCTGCTGTTCTACGTGCTGACCCTCGCCGTACTGATGAGCCTGTTCCCCTGGAACGAGGTGGGCACCAACGGCAGCCCCTTCGTCCAGATCTTCAGCGGCCTCGGCATTCCCGCCGCCCCGCACATCCTCAACGCCGTGGTCATTACTGCTGCCTTGTCCGCCATCAACAGCGACATATTCGGTGCGGGCCGCATCCTTTTCGGACTGGCCCGGCAGGGCCACGCACCAGCCAGCTTCGGCAAGGTCTCGCGCAACGGTGTGCCGTGGATGACTGTTGTGATGATGGCTGTCGTCCTGCTGGTGGGCGTGGTCCTGAACGCCGTCATGCCGGAGGACGTGTTCCTGCTGATCGCCTCAATCGCAACCTTCGCCACCGTCTGGGTGTGGGTCATGATCTTGGCATCCCATGTGGCCATGAAACGGGAGATCGCCCGCAAGGGGCTGCCGGCGTCGGAATTCCCGTCTCCCTGGTGGCCCGCGGCCTCCGTCCTGACCATCGCATTCATGGCGGTGGTGATCGCGATCCTGGGTGCGTTCGAAGACTCCCGTGTTGCCCTCTACGTGGGCGCGGTGTGGCTGGGCGTGCTGGTGCTGGCCTACCGGGTTTGGGTCCGCGGCCATGGCCGCGCCCGTGCCGAACTGGTGGATGAGACGGCGCCGAGCCACGCGGAACCGGGCAAGTAG